The sequence CCGGACGGCTTCGAGGGCATGCCCGCGACCTACAGCTTCAAGCGCCAGCTCAGCACGCTGGGCGGCAGCGCCGATGCCGGCGATTTCGGCTATCGCTTCAAATGGTTTGGCGAGGGCGAGGGAGAAAGATTCTACCGGCTCCAGATCCTGAAAGACAGTAAGACATCCGTCCCGATCATTGATGAAGCGGGGCTGTCGACCGATACCGTCACCCTGTCGGATCTGGCGGACGGCGAATATTACTGGCGCGTCGGTGTGATCCAGTTTTCCAGTGATCCCGAAGATCCGGAAGCGATCGAGAAATGGACCGAATTCGAAAAACTGACCGTGGCCAACTAGCGGTCCGGGCCCGGCTTTTGACCGTTTCCCCGACATGGCGCTTGCGCCGATGAGATTGCGCCAGCGCCTGGTTGTGGAATGGCTGGCCGTGGCCCTGCTGGCGTCCTGCATGGTAGTGGCTCTGGGCTATTGGGACAGCCTGTCGCGCTTCGACAATCTGGTCTATGACCAGCTGTCCGGCATTGATCGCCCGGACCCTTCGCCCGACGTCCTGATCGTCGAGATCGATGAAGACAGTCTCGCCGCCTTTGGCCAGTGGCCGTGGCCGCGGCAAAGGCATGCGCAGCTGTTCGAGCAGCTGGCGACTGGCAACCCGAAGGCCATTGGTTTCGATATTTTGCTCAGCGAACCCGGCGAATCCGGAGCGGATCAGGAACTGGCGCAGGCGATGGCGGGACTCACCAACCTGTTCCTGCCGCTGCATTTCGTGTTCCCCGGCAGCAATGGTGCGGCCTATGATGTAAGACAGCCGATTGCGCCTTTCACCGAGGCTGCGACCGGACTGGGGCATGTGAATCTCGTGTTCGACACCGACGGGGTCGTTCGCCGCGCCAATCTGTGCTTCGGCGACAAGCCGTCGGGGACCGACTGGCCCCATTTGATGGAGAAGATCTATCAGGCGGTCGAGGGCAATGCCTCTCCGGCCTTTGCGCGGCTGGTCAGTTGCGACCAAAGACTGCTGATGCCCTTTGCAGAGCGGGGTGCCTATCAGTCAATACCCTACGCCGCGCTGGCAAACGGGCAGGTCCCGTCCGCCTTCGTGCAGGACAAGATCATATTGATCGGTGCAACGGCGAACGGCATGGGCGACCAATATCCCGTCCCGCTGGGTGATGGCGGCACTCTGGCCGGGGTTGAAATCATGGCCAATCTGTACAGCACGCTTGTGCGCGATGATTTCATCCGGCCGATCTCCTTTATCCAGCAACTGCTGCTCTCGCTGTTGCCGGTCTGGATATTGCTGCTCGGTTTCTGGCGATGGCGTCCGCGGACCACGATCATTGTCTCCTTTTCCCTGATATTGACGATATTGCTGGCCAGTGCCCTGCTCATGCATTTCTCCCTCTGGTTCGCGCCGGGAACCGCCCTGCTGGGCGTTTTGATCGTATATCCCGTCTGGGGCTGGCGTCGTTTGCAGGCGACAAGCGATTTTATGGATGGCGAACTGAAGCATTTCGGCCGCTCGAAGGTCGACATACCGATCATGCGAACGGAACTCGGGCCTGTCGATGTGATCACCGGTCAGGCGGAACAGCTGACCCATGCGATATCCCATGTCCGTGATTTGCGGCGCTTCATTAGCGATGCGCTCAGAAATCTGCCCGATCCGATGTTCATCACCGATCTTCGGGGCAAGGTGACCTTCGTCAATCGGCTGGCACAGACCGGGATGGAAGACGGGGCTCAGGATCTGGCTCTGGACGACATGCTCGACCGCTTTGTCTCGGCTGACGACTTGCAGGAGGTGAAGGATTATCTCGACCAGAAGAGCAGGCCGACAAAGCAGGATTATGTCGAATTTACCTCAAGTGACGGCCGGATTTTCGCCATGCGGCGCGCGCCGGTCGCGTCGGACGAGGGGTTGTTGAGAGGATATATCCATTATCTGGCCGATATCACGGAAGTGGCCAATGCCGCTCAGCAGCGGGAAGAGGTGCTGCAACTGCTCTCCCATGACATGCGGGCACCACAGGCAGCGATTCTGGCGCTTCTGGACGGCAGGGAGGCCGATGAGACGACCGGCCGGATCGAGGGGCATGCGCGTCGTACCCTGGCGCTGGCGGACAATTTCGTCGGGTTGGCACGAATCGATGCGAGCGAGTTTTCCGGCGAGGATATATTGCTCGCGGAACTGGTCGAGGAGGCCAACGACAGTCTCTGGCCCCTCGGACATGCGCGGGGCATCCGCTGCGAAGTCGATGACCAGTCGGATGGCGCCTTTGTCCATGTCGAGCCTTCAAGCCTCTACCGCTCCTTCGTCAACCTGATCGACAATGCGATCAAATATAGCCCGGATGACGGCCTTGTAACGATAGCGATCCGGGTCACCGAACTGGACGGGGAGCCATTTGTCTCGGTTGCCATATCAGACCAGGGCGAGGGCATATCCGAAGGGATACTCGGCCAGCTCTTCGAACGGTTCGCGAGCGATGACAGAATGGCGAATTCCTCCATAAAGGGCGCCGGCCTGGGGTTGAATTTTGTTGCCAAGGTGATCGCCAGACACGGCGGTCATATCAGGGGAGAGAACCGCCGTGATGGTGGTGCCTGCTTCACCGTGCTGTTGCCGCTGGCCCCCGATCTCGAGGATCAGGACGAGTGAATCACTCGACGCCCTGACGCGTGCGGACCGTGCTGCGCGGGTTACCGGTCACTTCCCTGTCGAGACCCGAGAGGGCGGACTCGATCAGGAACGGCAGAGACTGGGCTATCGTGCCCTTGCAATGATATTCTGCAGCGCTGCCGGAATAGAGTTTTTTGCCGCGAACTTGGTCAAAAAGGCTGACCGTCAGCCGATGTTCGCGGTCCTTGCAGGACTGAAAAGTCTTCTGCTTTTTCGCTGCAGAAATTGACTGCTCGGCATTCTCGGCACCGGCATCGACCGCGATATCGGCAGGCCGGTTGGAAAGCGCGACATGGAGCAGGATTGATGCGTCCGGAGAGGATTCATAGCCTCTTTGACTGAGCGATTTGGCGACCATATCCCGGGCCAGCGCCAGATCACGATTGGCGACAGCATCGTCGGGAGAGGTGGTGAATTTTTTCTGGGCAGGTGCAGCTATCACCTGATGCGTCTGGACACGGGTTTCTATCGGACCGGCACAGCCGGAAACCGCCACTGCGCTCGCCAATATCCATGAGAGTGATCGGATCATCACATTCTCCGCTGATTTCATTCAATGTGAATGGATAGTCCGCCAAGCCGGAAAAGTCACGCACATTGGCTCGCGCTTTTCGGGTCTATCGGGTGAGCGCGTAGTAGATCACATAGAACCAGGAGAAAAATCCGTGGATGATCGCCCAGAGGATCGACTTGTGCGTGGTGAAGCTGATGGCGATCGCCAGCGCGCTGCCGAAGCCGACACCCTTGCTGACGATCTCCTTGCGGACGTAGGTGGCTCCTCTACGCATCGGCGATTCTCCTGGCGCATAATCTTCAGGGCGCATCCGTTCCGGCTTGATCTTGTCTGCCATGATCAGGCGGCTTCCCGCGCCCGGTCGGACAGTTCCTGATTGAGCATTTCAGCAAGCAGGAAGGCGAGCTCCAGCGATTGTGCGGCGTTGAGACGCGGATCGCAATGCGTATGATAGCGATCGCCGAGCGATGCATCAGTGATGGCCACGCCGCCGCCGGTGCATTCGGTCACATTCTGGCCGGTCATTTCGCAATGGATGCCGCCTGCAAATGTACCCTCGGCCCGATGCACGGCAAAAAAGCCGCGCACTTCGCTGAGGATGCGATCGAACGGCCGCGTTTTGTAGCCGCTTTCCGCCTTGATGACATTGCCGTGCATCGGATCGCAGGACCAGATGACCGGATGGCCCGACTTTTTGACGGCCCGCACCAGAGGAGGCAGACCGCTTTCGATCTTGTCGTGACCAAAGCGCGTGATCAGCGTGATCCGGCCGGGTTCGCGCGCCGGATTGAGTGTGTCGAGCATTTTCAGCAGCGCGTCCGGTGTCAGCGACGGACCGCATTTCAGCCCGATCGGGTTGCCGATACCACGCAGGAACTCGACATGGGCAGAACCCTCGAAACGCGTCCGGTCGCCGATCCACAGGAAATGCGCGCTGGTATCATACCAGTCGCCGGTCAGACTGTCCTGACGGGTCAGGCACTGCTCATAGGGCAGCAACAGCGCTTCGTGACTGGTGTAGAAAGAGGTCGCCTTCAGCTGCGGCACGGTGTCCGGATTGATGCCGCAGGCTTCCATGAAGGACAGGGCTTCGCCGATCCGGTCCGCCATTTCCTCGAATTTCTTCGCCCACGGGCTGCGCGCCATGAAATCATGGGTCCAGCCGTGGACCTGCTTGAGATTGGCATAGCCGCCGGTCGAGAAAGCCCGGAGCAGGTTGAGCGTCGCCGCGGCCTGGTTATAGGCCCGGATCATCCGCTCGGGATCCGGATCGCGGCGGTTGGCGTCAAATTCGATGCCGTTAATGATATCGCCGCGATAGCTGGGCAGCTCGACGCCATCCTGCACTTCGACATTGGAAGAACGCGGCTTGGCAAACTGGCC comes from Sphingorhabdus sp. YGSMI21 and encodes:
- a CDS encoding CHASE2 domain-containing protein, coding for MRLRQRLVVEWLAVALLASCMVVALGYWDSLSRFDNLVYDQLSGIDRPDPSPDVLIVEIDEDSLAAFGQWPWPRQRHAQLFEQLATGNPKAIGFDILLSEPGESGADQELAQAMAGLTNLFLPLHFVFPGSNGAAYDVRQPIAPFTEAATGLGHVNLVFDTDGVVRRANLCFGDKPSGTDWPHLMEKIYQAVEGNASPAFARLVSCDQRLLMPFAERGAYQSIPYAALANGQVPSAFVQDKIILIGATANGMGDQYPVPLGDGGTLAGVEIMANLYSTLVRDDFIRPISFIQQLLLSLLPVWILLLGFWRWRPRTTIIVSFSLILTILLASALLMHFSLWFAPGTALLGVLIVYPVWGWRRLQATSDFMDGELKHFGRSKVDIPIMRTELGPVDVITGQAEQLTHAISHVRDLRRFISDALRNLPDPMFITDLRGKVTFVNRLAQTGMEDGAQDLALDDMLDRFVSADDLQEVKDYLDQKSRPTKQDYVEFTSSDGRIFAMRRAPVASDEGLLRGYIHYLADITEVANAAQQREEVLQLLSHDMRAPQAAILALLDGREADETTGRIEGHARRTLALADNFVGLARIDASEFSGEDILLAELVEEANDSLWPLGHARGIRCEVDDQSDGAFVHVEPSSLYRSFVNLIDNAIKYSPDDGLVTIAIRVTELDGEPFVSVAISDQGEGISEGILGQLFERFASDDRMANSSIKGAGLGLNFVAKVIARHGGHIRGENRRDGGACFTVLLPLAPDLEDQDE
- a CDS encoding 3-deoxy-7-phosphoheptulonate synthase class II; translation: MATNWTANSWRDFKGLHMPEYPDATKLAETEELLGSYPPLVFAGEARSLKQDLAEVAAGKAFLLQGGDCAESFAEFHPNNIRDTFRVILQMAVVLTYASKLPIVKVGRMAGQFAKPRSSNVEVQDGVELPSYRGDIINGIEFDANRRDPDPERMIRAYNQAAATLNLLRAFSTGGYANLKQVHGWTHDFMARSPWAKKFEEMADRIGEALSFMEACGINPDTVPQLKATSFYTSHEALLLPYEQCLTRQDSLTGDWYDTSAHFLWIGDRTRFEGSAHVEFLRGIGNPIGLKCGPSLTPDALLKMLDTLNPAREPGRITLITRFGHDKIESGLPPLVRAVKKSGHPVIWSCDPMHGNVIKAESGYKTRPFDRILSEVRGFFAVHRAEGTFAGGIHCEMTGQNVTECTGGGVAITDASLGDRYHTHCDPRLNAAQSLELAFLLAEMLNQELSDRAREAA